Proteins found in one bacterium genomic segment:
- a CDS encoding NAD(P)H-quinone oxidoreductase, with translation MKAVLMSGLGGIEFLHIAEHPDPVMKEDELLVRVRATALNRADLLQRRGKHPPPKGVPDILGLEMAGEVVSVGAACKGWAPGDRVSALLPGAGYAELVAIPAGLAMRIPDRLSFEQAAAIPEVFLTAFQNLFNVARLTLGETVLIHAGGSGVGTAAIQLVREAGGSSFVTAGSPEKIARCVSLGARAGWNYKDGPFAPWVAEQTGGRGVDIVLDFVGAPYFEQNLRALAVDGRMVVIGTLGGADVGTFSLRTLMSKRLQLTGAGLRSMDTSRKIALTRDFSEFALPRFADGRLVPIVDSVFAWHDVGDAHLRMESNANVGKIVLRVTG, from the coding sequence ATGAAAGCGGTGCTGATGAGCGGGCTGGGCGGGATCGAGTTCCTCCACATCGCCGAGCACCCCGATCCCGTCATGAAGGAGGACGAGCTCCTCGTCCGGGTCCGGGCGACGGCGCTCAACCGCGCCGACCTGCTCCAGCGGCGAGGGAAGCACCCTCCCCCCAAGGGGGTGCCGGACATCCTCGGGCTCGAGATGGCGGGAGAGGTCGTCTCGGTCGGCGCCGCATGCAAGGGATGGGCGCCGGGGGACCGTGTGAGCGCCCTCCTGCCGGGGGCCGGGTATGCCGAGCTCGTGGCGATCCCCGCGGGACTGGCGATGCGGATCCCCGATCGACTCTCCTTCGAGCAGGCGGCGGCGATCCCGGAGGTGTTTCTTACGGCGTTCCAGAACCTGTTCAACGTCGCGCGCCTCACATTGGGGGAGACGGTCCTGATACACGCGGGGGGAAGCGGCGTGGGGACGGCGGCGATCCAGCTGGTCCGCGAGGCGGGGGGAAGCTCGTTCGTCACGGCGGGGTCCCCGGAAAAGATCGCGAGATGCGTATCGCTGGGCGCGCGTGCCGGATGGAACTACAAGGACGGACCGTTCGCCCCGTGGGTCGCGGAGCAGACCGGCGGGCGCGGGGTCGACATCGTCCTGGATTTCGTCGGGGCGCCGTATTTCGAACAGAACCTGCGGGCCCTCGCGGTCGACGGAAGGATGGTCGTGATCGGGACTCTCGGCGGGGCCGATGTCGGGACGTTCAGCCTGCGGACGCTCATGTCGAAGCGGCTGCAGCTCACGGGAGCGGGTCTCCGCTCGATGGACACGTCGCGGAAGATCGCGCTCACCCGGGACTTTTCGGAGTTCGCCCTCCCCCGGTTCGCCGATGGGAGACTCGTGCCGATCGTCGATTCCGTCTTCGCCTGGCACGACGTCGGGGACGCCCACCTGCGGATGGAGTCGAACGCCAACGTCGGGAAGATCGTCCTGCGTGTGACGGGGTAA
- a CDS encoding dihydrodipicolinate synthase family protein has translation MPSDVSFKGVFPILVTPFDEEEDVDLDSFVRVVRFMAEIGVDGVTILGVLGESNRMVDSEREELIMAAVAATEVHMSVPLILRMVKEIPRIACIKQEVPPTPARIAALLSGMKDRRVPVLTGLGGLYGMFDLERGSSGYMTGFAFPEVLIAMVKAVGAGRMEDAWELYRRFLPLIVFEQQPGIAIRKEIYRLRGLLRSNRVRHPGAQLAASAGEQLRSVLARVLPGVDITRPLAL, from the coding sequence ATGCCGTCGGACGTGAGCTTCAAGGGGGTCTTCCCGATCCTGGTGACACCGTTCGACGAGGAGGAGGACGTCGACCTCGATTCGTTCGTCCGCGTCGTCCGGTTCATGGCGGAGATCGGCGTGGACGGCGTAACCATCCTCGGGGTGTTGGGCGAATCGAACCGGATGGTCGATTCCGAGCGGGAGGAGCTGATCATGGCGGCGGTGGCCGCGACGGAAGTCCACATGTCCGTGCCGTTGATCCTGCGGATGGTCAAAGAGATCCCGCGGATCGCGTGCATCAAGCAGGAGGTCCCTCCGACCCCCGCCAGGATCGCCGCACTCCTCTCGGGGATGAAGGACCGGCGGGTCCCCGTGCTGACCGGCCTCGGGGGCCTCTACGGCATGTTCGACCTGGAGCGCGGCAGCAGCGGGTACATGACGGGGTTCGCCTTCCCCGAGGTGCTGATCGCCATGGTGAAGGCGGTCGGGGCGGGGCGGATGGAGGACGCGTGGGAGCTGTACCGCCGCTTCCTCCCCCTGATCGTGTTCGAGCAGCAGCCGGGGATCGCGATCCGCAAGGAGATCTACAGGCTCCGCGGACTCCTCCGGAGCAACCGGGTGCGGCACCCCGGGGCGCAGCTGGCCGCGTCCGCGGGGGAACAGCTCCGGTCGGTGTTGGCCCGCGTCCTCCCCGGCGTGGACATCACCAGGCCGCTGGCGCTTTGA